The Musa acuminata AAA Group cultivar baxijiao chromosome BXJ2-2, Cavendish_Baxijiao_AAA, whole genome shotgun sequence genome contains the following window.
CTCTCACTGGCTCAGGAGgatccaaagataacatcattTACTTCAGCCGCCGACATCAGCcacaattatttatttatttatttatttatttattttattttattttatttattttatttattttatttattttatttattattattattacataaaCTATAAGTTAGTCATTTATATTGTGAtgatttctttaaaaaatattcatattttagatatttcttaATCGACACTAtcgttttattttttaaatagtactcctaatttaaaatacttaaattatttttaaatttttttacttattataatgCTTTGATcattacaataaaaaaaatataagaccTACtcgaaaatactataaatgatctAAATGAAGTCATAGAGAATATTTCatgcaataaattttttttaaatattttatattcaacATATGCTAACATGGtgattaataattaaatattttttatttcaaactTATGGTTGAAATGTGGATCTTATTTCTAGAAAGCTTTACATTCAAGCAAATGCTATTATGATATcaactttcatgatgtgattaagATATACTATCAAGAATGTAAATAGTCAACACCACTCAAACTTActtaaaacccaagcaacaaaaaaataaaaatcacaagTCATAATGATTGATTCAATTATGgtgttgagattttttttaaaataaaaaacttatTATAGGTACATAACATTTACACATGAATTTAAATATACGACCTATCATTCACGTAATAATACATTAATCAATTCAGATGTCTCGACACATATAGATGTTATGATATTTTATCGTTATTTAACTTTTTAACAAATAATCTTATTAgttaagttaaaaaaattaaaCTATTTTTTTATAGTTTTTAGTATTATCTTATTTTTTCTAATTACAACAACTATAGACTTTCTTAGTTAATGATTGtatcatcttaaataattttttatcattatatcaTTCATCCAAGTATACCTaatcatttatatattttttttaaattatttgcgtaattatatatttatgaaattaaataaataaattcagcTAGGACAGAAGCAAAAAAGATGACCACTGAAATGACTTGTAGCATCACAAAATAAACGGTGGACTAATTGTtaaaaaatctataaaatatatctaataaaattttcactttcacaaaaaaaaatgtaaaatttataaattgaaatgAATAAATCTGATATTTCAGTTTTctatgagaatatatatatatatatatatatatatctttttattactACGaatctcttcttctctttccactttgaatacttctttttCCCACCCTCGCCGGAGCTCTCTCTATTGGGTGGATGGCTTTCCACCACTCACCCTCCGTTGCTCTCCCCACTCGCCTGATAAGATGAAGCAATCAGCAACGTGGAAGCATACTACCCACCCACGTCTCCACCACGGCAATCTCACCGTCTTCCCAACCCATCCCCTCGGTAACGTGGACGCATACAGTCCGCGCGTACACAAGTCTTCTCTTTCCTCCTTCCCCAAGCCAATAATAATAACCCCTTCTGAGCTCCCACCGTAGCTCGTACCTTCGCCTCTGTAACGCCACCTCCGACGAGCGTACTGATGGCGTCGCCGACCCACTTCATCCTCCCGGTTCTCCTCCTCGCCGCTCATCTTCTCGGGTCCCGAGCCGTTCCTCCGACGTGCGAGCGGATCGAGTGCCCGAGCTACGACGTGGTCGACAAAGGCAACGGTTTCGAGATTCGCCTGTACAACTCCACCCAGTGGATGTCGACCTCTTCCATAGACGACATCTCCTTCGTCAACGCCACCCGGACGGGCTTCCTCCGGTGAGCCTTCGAGTAGCAGTGGCCGTCTTCAAACGTTGGGCATTcggattttttgtttcttttatgaaaataaataaaaaaatattattattacttCACAGGAGTTCTACTGATTCGTATCCAACCACATAAATATTGTGTACATTAATTATTCTTTaggatttatatttttatgtcCTTCCAACTTCATAATGATTTGTATCACTTCAACAGATTATTTGATTACATCCAAGGGAAGAACAAATACGGAGAAAAGATAGAGATGACTGCACCGGTGATCACCCAAGTCGCACCCAGCGACGGTCCCTTCTGTGCCTCCTCCTTCGTCGTCAGCTTCTACGTGCCTAAGAAGAACCAGCCAAATCCACCGCCTGCCGACGGACTCCAGCTTCAGACATGGGGGCTCAAATACGCAGCCGTGAGGCAGTTCGGAGGCTTCATCTCGGATGGCGACAGCGTCGGTGAGGAAGCGGCGGCCTTGTACTCCAGCCTTCAGGGCTCCATTTGGTTCTCTGCGGTCAGCAAAGGACAGACGGCAGATCCCACCTCTGCTTATACTGTTGCGCAGTACAATTCTCCGTTCGAGTTCTCCGGTAGAGTCAATGAGATCTGGATGATGTTTGCGATGGACAGTCACAGAATTTAGATTGAGGCGAGTCAATGTTTCAGAACATGTATATGTCGGTGTGTAATGTATTATGATATATCGGTATCGATCGTAAATGCATGCCGACAGAATCATACTGTAGTCTCTTGTAGAGAGTGGGAGGATGAATGCAATTAGATTCATCGTATCGACACCAAATGGAACATCCAAAAGAACAATCCACTGACTCGTATGAAGAAGGTGAAACAATagtcagtctctctctctctctctcttccatttcTTATCCAACGAGACTACAAAGAAATCGAGAATCTCTACTAAATTACTTGGATTCTGAAGATTAGGCACGCCTCATTAGATTAAAAAGACATGAGACGGAGTTGAATTCAGCTCGATGATCAACAAGCACAACTCAGCTGCACCCGAGAAACTAAGAGAAACTAACATTGTCCCAAAATCCAGAAGATACAGCAAGGCCGGTCATCCTTCTGGTATCGCTCCCATTGACCAACTACATATGCGGCTGAAGCAGCACGGCCACAGTCAATAATCCTTCCTTTATGTACGCTGCCGGCTCGTCAAGGCAGCATTGATCGATCCATGACACAACCTGTGCTCTCTGGAAAGAATCTCCTCTGCAGCCTGGAAGGTGTGAATTTTGCCCAAGATATGTTGTTGCCATCTACATGCTCTTGTTCGTAGAACGTGCCAAAGAGAGAAGAGATAGTACCATCAAGGCTGGTATTGTCTCCGTAATCCGTCATGCTAAACGAATCCCGGGTGCCCTCGGTGGTAAAGGATGAGTCGTCTGAGCTTGTAAAGAAAGTCCAGTCGCTCGATGTAGCATCAGAAAATTCTGTGCCTGATGTATCTGGATATCTTCCATTTGGCAGGAAGTTTCTGCTCGTGGGCCTCGGGAAGAATTCATCAGCATCCTCGGTGAGATCTTCATTTTCTTTTCCAAAACCGTTTCTCTGGTGCGATGAGTTTTCTCGGGCAAATAATGTCTCATTTCGTCTTTGTTGCGCATGTTTTGATGTTTTCTGGCTCTTTGGTATACTAGTTGGAGGCCTCGATAGCCTTTTCTCAGCATAACCTCGTGGGGGACGTGGAAAAGATCTGCAGGATTGGATGGATTTAGCAAGTTGATGTGTACTAATCCACCATTCCACCAAAACAGACTTAACATACCTTGAATAGAAAAGCATGTATGCACCTTCGGACATCACTTGACTCAATGTTACTGCTTGCACCTGTTTTAAGCAAGAGATTAGATCATATAAAAGTAACCTGAAATGCTTGCATCTGTTTTGAGTTAAATATGTGAGCGTAATCAAAGTAGTTTTTGTAATCATGAATCAACTCATCCATAAAACAACTTAAGATACGAAGGATGTCCAATCTCAACTCTACATCAACCTTCTCACTGACCAGTTTGTGTACTTGAGATGGGATTTCACATCTCCCTATCAGCCCTGGTTAAATCAAGACATTTCTTGCTCTAAGAAGCTCCTCATAAAAATGAGGTTCCTAGCTCACTCTTAGGTGCATTTATAGAAAATGAGATCAGATTGAAGGAGTCAAGATTTCTAATTTTGGATACCAAACCAGTATTGTCCTGGCATGATGTATGCGAATGCGACCTATACGTGATGCCAATACGGTCTGCCAATATATACCTAGTTTCAGATTTATCCTGAaaagaaagtgaaaaaaaaataaagatgtcaTCTAGTACAACCCCTATACCGGATGATACAGATTCTGTACCGGACAATACAACTCCTATACCGGATGATACAAACCTTTTACCAGGTGTACCGCTTGGTTATTCCTGGTCCGCGTGCCAATAGGCTGTCGGACCAATAAATACTACCCGTCCTGGATGGTATTTGCAAAACTTTGAAGGAATCCACACTTCGAAACCACTACGAATTCACCATATTCTTAAAGGCTCAACATTGGCATGACTTCTGAGATTTTGTAGTAGTGTTTACAGAAAATTCTCACCGATGATTATATATAGTCATTAATTATCATGTATATAATCATTCCCCAACATGTATATATTGGAATGGCCTTTTTGCCTGTACATTTATAGCTTTTCCTATGTCTAATAATCCTTTAACCTGAATTGCATCAGGAAACCTGATACAATACTAACTATGCAGTAAAGAAAACTGTCAATATCCAGAAGAGATGACAGAAAAATTGGAGTATCACAATATTGTTTTCCTAATGTTGTTCATCAACCAGTCACGTAACAGTACAACGACATTTATGCTCATTCAGAAATACATGTTTCAAAACCCAAGCAATAAAACACACAAGACATGTATTGTAAAATGAGGCATAATATATTCAAACTGAAATGTTCAATATGTGTAGATAATGCAAAATAGGAATCTACCTATGGCAATCCTGATAAGAAATGAAATGTTCAATAAGTTGTGTAGATAAATTTATCAGAATAGAATCCAACAACAAATAGCATTTCTGATCAACAAAAAGAGAGAGGCATCAACGATACACTAGTAATGCCATAAATCCAGTTTGTGAAGCTTTCTTTATTAATGATCACCATTAAGCTGGGGGAAATAGTAACAAATGATATCCAACATAAACTGATATAATAAACTCTAGTTACCTGAGAATCGTCAATTCTGAACCATGTTCCTTCCAGATCTTTAATGTATGAAATATAGTGCCCAGAAAATGATGCATTTTGTGCATCCAAATGCACAACAACAGCATACAACAGGTAAATGGGAGGATTGTCAACAGTCCCAGTCACAAATGGAACCATGTCCAGCATGTCAGGGAAGGTAACACACTTATTAATTTTGCCATACTTTCCTGTCTAATTAAGCAAAATAAACAACACGTTATATGAGAAACGGGGTCAGAATACAAAGAAAAGATCTAATAgaagttaaattatttttataggcTAATGTTACTCACAAGAAGTATTGTCAACAATATGCAAGGCCATTTAATAATTGCTTTCGAAGTATCTTTTGAACATAGATATTGTGCAATAGCATCATGTATTACACACAACAGAAGGACTAATCATACATGAATTTTAAAAGAAACCTGAAATGACATATGGAATAAATGTCGATAGAATGGACAAGAACCAATCATTTATGTTTCACATGACAAATGACATTCCACAGACACACAAAGCAGTTACTTTAGGGCATAAACTAAAGTCTATCAACATAGAAAAAAGATGGCTCGGTGCATAAGGCTCCTGCCGTGCGAGATCTAGAAAGGATCAATATATACAGCCTTGTTCCAGCATAAACTAAAACTAATCTACTCAAGAACTTAATACCTGGAATCTCTTCAAAACTATAGTTAGTATGTTTGGCACCTCATGTACACTCAACTGCTTTCTGGCTTTAACGTATGCCAAacacctatgtttcaaaaataagAATATAATCAGCTGGGACAAACAACAAATTTGGTTCAGATGCACGAATAAGGACTATTGACCAAACCTTCCACATCTGTACATGTTGTCTCCATCTAAATCCTCGGGAGCAGTAAATTGAGTGAGAGCATCTTCTAGTGACTCAACCCAACCGTGTATCTCCAGTGTAAGATCCATAATGCTCTCGTATCGTTCAGACTCAATATGGCATCTTAGGCACTTAACCTTCATTAGGACTAATTGTCATTTATAATTGAGGAGATCATACTgagctaacatatatatatatatatatatttatttatttatttatttattgcatCAAAGTGATAGTTAGATCAATACCTTTGATTTGAGGCGACCACCAAATATCTGTTGTATGAGTGTGGTCTCTTGCAACCTTGGATCAACTTCCTTCTCACCACCCATTCCTTCGAGGAAGACAGATTGCATGGACATAACTA
Protein-coding sequences here:
- the LOC135606171 gene encoding uncharacterized protein LOC135606171; translation: MASPTHFILPVLLLAAHLLGSRAVPPTCERIECPSYDVVDKGNGFEIRLYNSTQWMSTSSIDDISFVNATRTGFLRLFDYIQGKNKYGEKIEMTAPVITQVAPSDGPFCASSFVVSFYVPKKNQPNPPPADGLQLQTWGLKYAAVRQFGGFISDGDSVGEEAAALYSSLQGSIWFSAVSKGQTADPTSAYTVAQYNSPFEFSGRVNEIWMMFAMDSHRI